In Acidobacteriota bacterium, the following proteins share a genomic window:
- a CDS encoding glycosyltransferase family 39 protein yields the protein MSNRYSAIDSDDLLDRNDERRYQFHAIIALVVLTLVIYVGSAWAPALQDDADAAHAQAAREIVERHDWTTLHINGIRYLEKAPLMYWMVAASYKVFGFTEFGTRFPLALGTLALVLAVYLFGQWMGGVRAGFYSGLAVCVGLGVYLFTRIMIPEVILSFWITVSFYAFLRAYFEEVDSPWYYVFYAGMAAAVMTKGLIGIVFPCGALALFVLVTGGITRIWSMRPVTGILLFLLLASPWHILAGLANEGGPNGHGFFWFYFVNEHFLRYLGKRYPVDYDTVPLFSFWALHLVWIFPFSVFLPLAARNLPEMVFSTRRSEQLRLFAWIWFLVVVGFFSFSTRQEYYTFPCFPALALLAGAGLAKGEYEHSKWVLGGQTFLALLGVVIASVLGYFLWLSWGVPAASDISKVLTSNPENYRLALGHMSDLTVEAFAVLRNPALGAALTLGIGFSLAFGLRLLRKHLGATVATAVTVAVFLYFAHSALGFFDPYLSSKQLALAIKQRMKPGDVVVINGEYQGGSSIGFYLPEKVLLLNGRMTGLEFGSHYPDAPKVFLETPDFVTLWQSEKRVFLFTHDATFDALKAKLPGETVRIAAAGEKSVYCNRP from the coding sequence ATGTCAAACCGATATTCTGCAATTGATTCTGATGACCTGCTCGACCGAAATGACGAACGCCGCTACCAGTTTCACGCCATCATTGCGCTGGTGGTGTTGACGCTGGTGATTTATGTCGGCAGCGCCTGGGCACCGGCCCTGCAAGATGATGCCGATGCCGCTCACGCCCAGGCTGCCCGTGAAATTGTCGAGCGCCACGACTGGACCACACTCCATATCAACGGCATCCGCTATCTTGAAAAAGCGCCATTGATGTACTGGATGGTGGCGGCTTCATACAAAGTCTTTGGATTTACTGAGTTTGGGACGCGCTTCCCGCTGGCGCTCGGCACCCTGGCGTTGGTGTTGGCGGTGTATCTGTTTGGCCAGTGGATGGGCGGTGTTCGCGCCGGATTCTATTCTGGATTGGCCGTCTGCGTCGGGCTTGGGGTCTATCTCTTTACCCGCATTATGATTCCGGAGGTCATTTTAAGCTTCTGGATTACGGTCTCGTTTTATGCCTTTTTACGGGCCTATTTTGAAGAAGTTGATTCGCCGTGGTATTACGTGTTTTATGCCGGAATGGCCGCTGCCGTGATGACCAAAGGGCTGATCGGGATTGTCTTTCCCTGTGGGGCACTGGCGTTGTTTGTGCTGGTGACGGGTGGCATTACCCGCATCTGGTCCATGCGTCCAGTGACCGGAATTCTCCTGTTTTTGCTGCTGGCATCACCCTGGCATATTCTGGCGGGCCTGGCCAATGAAGGCGGCCCAAACGGCCACGGTTTTTTCTGGTTTTATTTCGTCAACGAACACTTTTTGCGGTATTTGGGAAAACGCTACCCGGTGGATTATGACACCGTGCCGTTGTTTTCCTTTTGGGCGCTGCATCTGGTCTGGATCTTTCCGTTTAGCGTCTTTTTGCCGCTCGCGGCCCGCAACCTGCCGGAGATGGTCTTTTCAACCCGTCGGAGCGAACAATTGCGTCTCTTTGCCTGGATCTGGTTTCTGGTGGTGGTTGGCTTTTTCTCGTTTTCCACTCGCCAAGAGTACTACACGTTTCCATGTTTTCCGGCGCTGGCCTTGCTGGCCGGCGCGGGACTGGCCAAAGGCGAATATGAGCACAGCAAGTGGGTGCTCGGCGGACAGACGTTTCTGGCCCTGCTCGGTGTCGTGATTGCCAGCGTGCTTGGCTATTTTCTCTGGTTGTCGTGGGGTGTTCCAGCAGCCAGTGATATTTCCAAAGTGCTGACGAGCAACCCTGAAAATTACCGGTTGGCACTGGGGCATATGTCGGATTTGACCGTCGAAGCCTTTGCCGTACTTCGGAATCCAGCCCTCGGAGCCGCACTGACGCTGGGGATTGGGTTTTCACTGGCGTTTGGCCTGCGCTTACTGCGCAAACACCTTGGGGCAACAGTGGCTACTGCGGTAACCGTGGCGGTGTTTTTGTATTTTGCCCATTCGGCGCTGGGCTTTTTCGACCCCTATTTGTCATCCAAACAACTGGCCCTGGCGATCAAGCAGCGGATGAAACCGGGCGATGTCGTGGTCATCAACGGTGAATACCAGGGCGGCTCCAGCATCGGCTTTTACCTGCCGGAAAAGGTGCTCTTGCTCAATGGACGCATGACCGGGCTGGAGTTTGGCTCCCACTATCCTGATGCCCCCAAAGTTTTCCTGGAGACGCCTGATTTTGTGACGCTCTGGCAGAGTGAAAAACGCGTGTTTCTTTTCACGCATGATGCTACATTTGACGCCCTCAAAGCCAAACTCCCAGGTGAGACTGTTCGAATCGCCGCCGCCGGCGAAAAATCTGTCTATTGCAATCGGCCTTGA